The Sulfolobus sp. A20 genomic interval TCTTCGCCCATTACGATAGCTGTAGGGCCTAATGGAATGGTTAAGTTACCAAGTGGAAACGGTTACTATGTTAACGTGGTCTCAACTAAAGGTACTAATTCCTTCACTGCATATGTTAATATAACTAATTCATCGTACGATTACTATTACCAGATAGTTTCCCTAACAGTGTCATCTACTGTAAACTTATACATAACTAATACGACGTATACTTATTATTCCTCTAGCAACCCAATTAATAATGCGTACATAGTAATATACTCAACTTCAGGATCATACGTAAGTACTATTCAAATTATCAATAAGGGTAATGCTGTCACGACTTCTACTCCAATTTCATTACCTTCCGGTAGTTACTATATATCCCTACTGATACAGCCTAACACACCATTACCTCCAGCTAGTTCAAGTGCAATAGCAACTATTACTGTCTACTTAGGAGCTAACGTAGCATCGTCGTCAGCTGTACCGTTGCCCCCTACATGAATAATCCTATACCACTTCCACCTCTATAAGGTAAAATTTTTAGTATTCCTTTTATACACGAAAAAGAATACCTCGCGGAGAGGAGTAGGTCAGACTTAGATTAATAATTAACTATTTTCTAATCAAAGTTTTTATACTATTGCAATATCATGTTTCACCTAATGAGGCTAGTTATATCTTGCATGGATAGGAGGTTAAATCATTTTTTAAGGGAGAATTATTCTGACTCTATAGTAGTGAGAAATGCTGGAGCAAACATGTTATCATTATCTAAAACTTTAGAAAAGTATAAGAACATGATAGATGAGGTAATAGTCTTACCTCACACTGACTGTGGGGCGATGAAAGTAGTCTTTTCATCTATAAAAGAGGGAAAGAAGATTACATCTATAGTAGAGGACAAGTTAGTAAATCAATTTAGAGATAAGGCATTTAATACCTTATCAGAATTAGAGAGATTAAATCTAGAAGTTCAAACAGAAAATGCTAAGAAAATTTTTGTAAATAAACCTATAAAATCCGAGATAATAGACATTAATAAGATTAAAATTCCAGCTTCAAATCAGCCTTATTCGATTTACGTTACAACTCCAACAACACCATTAGACTTAAGCTCTAGCACTTACGTAGTCTCAGCTGAAACCAATGATATATGGGATAGTCTTGACATAGCCATCTACGTTATGAAGATAAATAATGTGATAGTAAAAGACGACAAAGTGGCTGAGAAGATAAAATCAATATATCCATCAGTAAACGTTATTAAACCATCTTAATCTTATTTAAG includes:
- a CDS encoding carbonic anhydrase; the encoded protein is MRLVISCMDRRLNHFLRENYSDSIVVRNAGANMLSLSKTLEKYKNMIDEVIVLPHTDCGAMKVVFSSIKEGKKITSIVEDKLVNQFRDKAFNTLSELERLNLEVQTENAKKIFVNKPIKSEIIDINKIKIPASNQPYSIYVTTPTTPLDLSSSTYVVSAETNDIWDSLDIAIYVMKINNVIVKDDKVAEKIKSIYPSVNVIKPS